ATCCATCTTCGAACGCTTCGTCGCCGACGAGCGTTACGTGTACACAATGAAAGCTATCGTTCAGACCGGACCCGAATCCGTCGAGGTCCAACAGCGCGAACGGCCGGTACCGAACTCCGAAGAAGTCCTCGTCCGCGTCCACGCCGCGGGTCTCTGCGGAAGCGACGCCCACGCCTACCGCTACGAAGGCGGCTACGAGTGGATACCGATTCCGCGGGTGATGGGCCACGAGTACGCCGGCGTCGTAGAGAGCGTCGGCGACGACGTGGAGGGCTTCGAGGCCGGAGAGAAAGTCGTAGAGGAACCGATTCACGACTGCGGCTCCTGTTTCCAGTGCAAGAACGGCCAGCCGAACGTCTGTCAGAACTTCTCTATCACCGGAATGCACCGCGACGGCGCGTACACCGAGTACGTGACTGTCCGTCCCGAACACCTCCACTCCGTCCCCTCGGACGTTCCACTCGCCCACGCCGCCATCACCGAACCGACGAGCATCGCCGCCCGCGCCGTCTTCGACCAGTCCGTGACGACGCCCGGCGACAACGTCCTCGTGGAGGGACCGGGACCGATAGGCGTCCTCACCGCGTGCATCGCGGACTCTCTGGGCGCGAACGTCCTCGTGTCGGGACTCGGGCGCGACACCGACTACCGCCTCCCTCTGCTCGAAGAACAGGGCATAGAGACTGTCAATCTCGACGACGACGACTTGGAAGCCGAGACGGAGTCGTTCACCGACGGCATCGGATTCGACGTCGTCTTCGACACGACGGGACACAAATCGGGCGTCGAGATGGCCGCAGAACGCGTCCGCAAGGGCGGCCAGATAGTCGTCGTCGGACTCCCCGGCGAGGAGAGCGAGGTGTTCATGACACCCCTCGTTCGGAGCGAAGTCGACCTGAACACCTCCTACGGGTCGACGTGGACGAACTTCGAACAGGCGCTTCGACTGATGGACAACGGCGCTATCGAACCGGCGGCCATCGTCGACGACTCCTACTCCGTCGACGACCCGACGGGCGCGTTCGAGGCGTTCTTGAACTCCGAGACGTGTAAACCGGTGTTCACGTTCGCGGAGTAACCGCGAACGCCCGCGTTCAGTAGAGTTATTTTCCCGCCGGAGAGACGGTCGGTATGCGAGACGATAGACTCGCCGAGAGACACGTCGTCGTGACCGGCGCGGCGCAGGGAATCGGGCGCGGAATCGCGACCAGAGTCGCCCGCGCGGGGGCGGACGTGAGCATCTTCGACGTGAACGCCGAGGACGCCGAGACGACGGCGGAACTCGTCCGCGAGGAGGGCGGGCGGGCGGCGGTGTACGAGGTGGACGTGACCGACGCCGCGGCGATAGAGGGCGCACTCGACGCCGCAGTCGAAGCGTTCGGCCCCGTGGACGGACTCGTGAACAACGCGGGCGTCCAACAGTCGATTCCCGTACTGGAGACGACGGAAGAACAGTGGGACCGCCACATGGACGTCAACGCCAAGGGCGTCTTTCTCTGTTCGAAAGCCGTCGCCACCCGCATGCGCGAGGCGGGCATCGAAGGGAGCATCGTTAACGTCGCGTCCGTCGGCGCGGTTCGGCCGTTCCCCGGACAGGGCGTCTACGCCGCGACGAAAGCGGGCGTCACCGCGTTCGGCGTCGTCCTCGCGAAGGAACTCGCGGACGACGGCATCACGGTCAACAGCGTCAACCCCGGCACCATCGACACGCCGATGGTCGAGGCGTGGTTAGAGGAGAACGCGGAACAGGCCGGGACGACGCCCGAGGAGGTTCTGGCCGAGACGGTGGAGATGCACGTGTTGAACCGCATCGGCCGACCGGAAGAGGTCGGACACGCCGTCACCTTCCTCCTCTCGGAGGAGGCGGCGTGGATAACCGGCGAGTCCCTCAACGTGGACGGCGGGTTCACCGTCAACTGAGGACGCTCTCCGACCGTCGTTTCTCTCCGGGCTACTTCATCCGGTAGACTTCGTCCATCCAGACGTCGCCGCCACCGTCTTCGAGGATGGGGTCCATCACCTCGTTCCAGTCGGCCTGTGCCTCACTCGACTCCATCACGCGGCGAATCGTCTCCACGTCTTCGAGTTCCATGTAGCCGAAGACGTGTCCGTCCCGTTCGAAGACGCTGTACGTCTCGAGACCCGCGCCGGAGGTGAGATACGCCTCCTCTAGGGCCTCGGGGACGTCCTCGTGGGCCCGTCGGTACGCCTCTCTGTGTCCGTCCGCTATCCGCAGGTGAAACGCGATTCGTTCCATGAGACCACATCGCTCGACCCCTACAAAGCGGTTTTCCCCGAGGAATGATTTATCAGCGGGCGGGGTGTCCCCTCGAACGATGGTCGTAGACAGTCACACACACGCGTGGGGACGCCCGAGTCGCGAACATCCGTGGGTGAACGGCGACATCGTGGAGTTAGTCGAGACGTTCGACGTGGACGCCGTCTACACCGCAGAGAAGTTGCTCGCGGACATGGACGAGGCGGGCGTAGACGAGGCAGTCGTCGTCGGCTACCCCATCTGCGAGTGGACGGACAACTGGTACACGGTGAAAGCGGCGACGGAGTACGACAGACTCAGCGGTGTCGTGATGGTAGACCAGTTCGCGGAGGGCGCGGGCGAGAGGCTCAGAAATCTGATGGGCAACGACGGGATAGTCGGCTTCCGCCTCGGCGCTATCTGTCCGTACGACCGGATGTGGGAGACGTTCGACCCCTCGGCGGAGTGGCTTCGCGAAGCCAAAGACGAGACGGAGTTTTGGGACGCCGCCCGCGAGACGGACGCTGCGGTGCAGATACTCGCGCACGTCGACCAACTCGACCAGGTAGTCGAACTCGTCGAGACGTACCCCGAACTGACCTACCTGATCGACCACTTCTCGCACGCCGACCCGAACGAGTCTCCCGACGACTCTGCGTTCGCGCGGTACGCGGAACTCGCCGAGTACGACACCGTCTACGCGAAGGTGTCGGAGGTACAGCACCGGTCTGAGGAGTCGTACCCCTACGAAGACGTGCACGACCACGTCAGATGGCTCTTAGAGCGGTTCGGCAAAGAGAGAGTCGTCTGGGGTGCGGACTACCCGAACGTCAGCGACGAATCGACGTACGAGGAGTGCGTGACGTGGATAGAGCGGGTGGACGGACTCAGCACCGCCGACCGGAACTGGATGATGGGCCGGGCGTTCGAACGAGCGATCGGTCGCTGACGGTCAGGCGGTCGCTTTTTCGTCGTCTCCGGTGTCTCTCGTCTCCGCGTCGGCGACTGCTCGGAGGAGAACCGCGGAGACACGGAACCACTCACGGTCGGACGGGGACGAAGTCGTATCCGGTATGAGCCGATAGACGGCAGTCGAGCGGAACACACAGACGGACGGCCGTGCGGCCCGCTACGAGCTATCGACCCTCCGATTTGCCGTCCGGTATTACCAAACGTTTATTTGGCGTCTGTGAACAAGTATCAGCAATGACCGCACCAGACCGACTCCGAGTGAAGTCCGCGGGAACCACGTTCGAGATAGTGGACGCGTTACAGGAACTCGACGACCCGAGCGTCGCCGACGTCGCAGACTACCTCGGGGTGCCGAAGAGCACGGCGCACGACCATCTGAGCACGTTGGTGGAGCTGGAGTTCGTCGTGAAGGGAGCGGAGGGCTACCGAATCGGCGCGCGATTCCTCGAATACGGCGGGTACGCCCGCGAGAACATGAAGGTGTATCGCGTCGCGCGCCCCGTCGTCAACCGACTCGCGGACGAGACGGGCGAACACGCGAACCTGATGATAGAGGAACACGGACTCGGCGTCTTCCTCTACAAGGCGAAAGGCGAAGACGCGGTCACCCTCGACACGAGGCCGGGGATGCGCGTCCCTCTCCAGACGACGGCGCTGGGAAAGGCGATTCTCGCGCACATGCCGCGGAGCGACGTCGAGGAGATTATCGACGAACAGGGGATGCCGAACGTGACGGAGAAAACGGTCACCGACCCCGAAGAACTGTTCGAGCAGTTAGCGGCGGTCAGAGACCGGGGGTACGCGACCGACGACGAGGAACGGGTCGCGGGGATGCGGTGCATCGCCGCGCCGGTGTTGAGCCAGACCGACGAGGTTCTCGGCGCGGTCAGCGTCTCCGGACCGATGAGTCGGATGAACGACGAGAGATACCGCGACGACGTCCCCCGGAGCGTCAAAAGCGCGGCCAACGTCATCGAAGTGAACATGACGTACTCGTAGTGGCCGATATTACCGGACGGTCGGTGTTCCCTCCGCTTCGGTGTTCTCGGACCGTACTTCGCCGACTCTCGACTTCTCGTTCGGGCGGTCGAAGAGATTTCGTCCGAGAATACCGGACGACATCCTCGGTGGTTGTCTGTTACACCCGTAGTTGTGTAATGGTGTGGGGTTCGGCACTGCGACTCGCGAGGATGACGAACCGACGGTTCGGTATCGCCACACACCGCTAGTACTCGTCCGTAGTCCAAAAATAAATATTCTCCCGAGTAGATTCTCGGAGGTCAAATACCGCCATATTCGGATTCATGACCGCCTCAAAACGAACTTCTCCGAGTTACTTACTCGCTCTGATTTTCAGTATCCTCTCGCCCGATTTAATAACTATAATGCGCTGTTCGACCACATATCGGGCTTTTGAGCCGGTCTTTCGAGACTAGTATCCAAACAGGACTAATCATAATTAATTGTATCTAGGATATTCACAACCCGAATCGTCGTCGATACTGACTCGCATATCGAACCGGGAAACGAGATTCACTCCGCGCTCGCCGTCGACGAGTAGAGTCGCTTTCTGGCGTCGCGGAGACAGACGTCTTTGCTTACCAAGTCGGCTCCGTCTAACTGCCCGAGTGCGTTCCGGACCGTCCGCGGAGACAGTTGCGTCCGTTCGACCAGTTCGCTCTGCGTCAGCGGGGATTCTCGCTGGAGCAGGACGTACACGAGTTTCGCACTCGGAGTCAGGTCGTCGAAGGCGGTTGCGTTCTGTGTCGTGTGAGCCATGGCGGGTAGATGAGTTCGTCTGCGGGGAGCGTACTCGGCGGAGCGAGTCTCGAAGGCTCGCCCCGTCTCTCGTCGTACGCCTGTACGGGCTATCCGCACTTATCTATTCCTTGGCACGAGCGTCACCGGGTTACATCGACGTTACCGCGGCGCGTCGGCGGCGGAGATTCGGGAAGAAGAACCCCCACTGCCGAGAACTCGAACGCCGATTTCAGAACGCGGACGGAACGAGTCGCGCAACCGCTTCGACGGCGGATACGACTGACGGCCGCGCGGGCGGAGTATCTAACTCTATCGGTACGCGAGGTTTCCTCACGGTAGTCGCGCGCCTTTGGGTACGTGGAGCGTACTGTACGGTCCACATGGTCGACATCTCGACGGAAGCAGACTGGAACTCACTGTACGTCGACGGAGAGTGGACGGATTCGGCGGGCGAGGAGACGATTGCCGACCGAGACCCCTCGACCCGCGAGACGTTCGCGCACGTTCCCGCGGGCGTCGAAGCCGACGTCGACGCCGCCTACGAGTCCGCCGCGGAGGCGCAAAGAGAGTGGGCGAACGCACCACCGGCGCGTCGCCAACGGGTCGTGCAGGAGGCACTTCGCGTCCTCCAGGAGAACAGCGACGACGTCATCGAACTGCTGGCGTACGAGGCGGGCGGCACGCGTATCATGGGCGAGACGTCCGTCCAGATCGCATCCGACCACCTCGGGGAGGCGGCGACGCTTCCCGCCCGGATGAAGGGCGAACACGCCCAGTCGAACGTCCCCGGCAAGGAGAACGTCGTCAAGCGACTCCCGAAGGGCGTCGTCACCTGCATCTCACCGTGGAACTTCCCGCTGAACCTCTCGATGCGCGCCGTCGCGCCCGCCATCGCCACCGGGAACGCGGTGGTTCTCAAGCCCGCGACGAACACGCCGATCGTAGGCGGTCTCCTCTTGGCGAAACTGTTCGAGGAGGCGGGCCTCCCCGAAGGCGTCCTGAACGTCGTCACCGGCCGCGGGTCCGAGATCGGCGACGCCGTCGCCGGACACCCCGAGAGCGATATGGTCGCGTTCACCGGTTCGACGCCCGTCGGCCGGCAGGTGGCCGCCACCGCCGCGGAGAACCTCGCGGTGCAGGCGATGGAACTCGGTGGGAACAACCCCCACGTCGTCACCGCGGACGCCGACTTGGACCGCGCGATAGACGGGGCGGTGTTCGGGTCGTTCGTCCACCAAGGGCAGGTGTGCATCTCCATCAACCGTCACGTGGTTCACGAAGACGTCTACGACGAGTACGTCGAGCGATTGACCGACCGCGCCGAGGAACTACCGGTCGGAAGCGCCCACGACGAGGACGCCGTCATCGGTCCGATAATCTCCGAGTCCCAACGCGACGAGATGCTCGGCTACGTCGAGGAGACGGTCGAGGCGGGCGCGACGCTCGAAACCGGCGGCGAAGTCGCGGAACTCGACGGCGTTCACGAATCGCAAAGCGATTCGTTAGCCAGCCAGAAGTCGACGACTTCTGGCGACGTCGAAGACTCCCTCGTCGTCGAACCGACGGTGCTCTCTGACGTGACCAACGACATGCCCGCCGCGCGCAACGAACACTTCGGGCCGATCGCGCCCGTCATCCCGTTCTCGGACGTCGAGGAGGCCATCGAAATCGCAAACGACACCGAGTACGGCCTCTCGGGGTCCGTCCACTCCGGCGACTTCGAGACGGCGATGGACATAGCAGACCGCATGCAGACGGGCCACGTCCACATCAACGACCAACCGATCAACGACGAGGCGCACATCCCCTTCAGCGGTACCGCCGCCTCCGGGATGGGCGGGTACAACAGCGAGACGATGCTCCGCGAAGTCACCGAGACGAAGTGGATATCGCACCAGCGAGAGGCGCGCGACTACCCGTTCTGAGGGACGGATCGGTGAGAGGGAC
The genomic region above belongs to Halopelagius inordinatus and contains:
- a CDS encoding zinc-dependent alcohol dehydrogenase, whose product is MKAIVQTGPESVEVQQRERPVPNSEEVLVRVHAAGLCGSDAHAYRYEGGYEWIPIPRVMGHEYAGVVESVGDDVEGFEAGEKVVEEPIHDCGSCFQCKNGQPNVCQNFSITGMHRDGAYTEYVTVRPEHLHSVPSDVPLAHAAITEPTSIAARAVFDQSVTTPGDNVLVEGPGPIGVLTACIADSLGANVLVSGLGRDTDYRLPLLEEQGIETVNLDDDDLEAETESFTDGIGFDVVFDTTGHKSGVEMAAERVRKGGQIVVVGLPGEESEVFMTPLVRSEVDLNTSYGSTWTNFEQALRLMDNGAIEPAAIVDDSYSVDDPTGAFEAFLNSETCKPVFTFAE
- a CDS encoding SDR family NAD(P)-dependent oxidoreductase; the encoded protein is MRDDRLAERHVVVTGAAQGIGRGIATRVARAGADVSIFDVNAEDAETTAELVREEGGRAAVYEVDVTDAAAIEGALDAAVEAFGPVDGLVNNAGVQQSIPVLETTEEQWDRHMDVNAKGVFLCSKAVATRMREAGIEGSIVNVASVGAVRPFPGQGVYAATKAGVTAFGVVLAKELADDGITVNSVNPGTIDTPMVEAWLEENAEQAGTTPEEVLAETVEMHVLNRIGRPEEVGHAVTFLLSEEAAWITGESLNVDGGFTVN
- a CDS encoding L-rhamnose mutarotase, with amino-acid sequence MERIAFHLRIADGHREAYRRAHEDVPEALEEAYLTSGAGLETYSVFERDGHVFGYMELEDVETIRRVMESSEAQADWNEVMDPILEDGGGDVWMDEVYRMK
- a CDS encoding amidohydrolase family protein, which produces MVVDSHTHAWGRPSREHPWVNGDIVELVETFDVDAVYTAEKLLADMDEAGVDEAVVVGYPICEWTDNWYTVKAATEYDRLSGVVMVDQFAEGAGERLRNLMGNDGIVGFRLGAICPYDRMWETFDPSAEWLREAKDETEFWDAARETDAAVQILAHVDQLDQVVELVETYPELTYLIDHFSHADPNESPDDSAFARYAELAEYDTVYAKVSEVQHRSEESYPYEDVHDHVRWLLERFGKERVVWGADYPNVSDESTYEECVTWIERVDGLSTADRNWMMGRAFERAIGR
- a CDS encoding IclR family transcriptional regulator; translation: MTAPDRLRVKSAGTTFEIVDALQELDDPSVADVADYLGVPKSTAHDHLSTLVELEFVVKGAEGYRIGARFLEYGGYARENMKVYRVARPVVNRLADETGEHANLMIEEHGLGVFLYKAKGEDAVTLDTRPGMRVPLQTTALGKAILAHMPRSDVEEIIDEQGMPNVTEKTVTDPEELFEQLAAVRDRGYATDDEERVAGMRCIAAPVLSQTDEVLGAVSVSGPMSRMNDERYRDDVPRSVKSAANVIEVNMTYS
- a CDS encoding helix-turn-helix domain-containing protein — translated: MAHTTQNATAFDDLTPSAKLVYVLLQRESPLTQSELVERTQLSPRTVRNALGQLDGADLVSKDVCLRDARKRLYSSTASAE
- a CDS encoding aldehyde dehydrogenase family protein, coding for MVDISTEADWNSLYVDGEWTDSAGEETIADRDPSTRETFAHVPAGVEADVDAAYESAAEAQREWANAPPARRQRVVQEALRVLQENSDDVIELLAYEAGGTRIMGETSVQIASDHLGEAATLPARMKGEHAQSNVPGKENVVKRLPKGVVTCISPWNFPLNLSMRAVAPAIATGNAVVLKPATNTPIVGGLLLAKLFEEAGLPEGVLNVVTGRGSEIGDAVAGHPESDMVAFTGSTPVGRQVAATAAENLAVQAMELGGNNPHVVTADADLDRAIDGAVFGSFVHQGQVCISINRHVVHEDVYDEYVERLTDRAEELPVGSAHDEDAVIGPIISESQRDEMLGYVEETVEAGATLETGGEVAELDGVHESQSDSLASQKSTTSGDVEDSLVVEPTVLSDVTNDMPAARNEHFGPIAPVIPFSDVEEAIEIANDTEYGLSGSVHSGDFETAMDIADRMQTGHVHINDQPINDEAHIPFSGTAASGMGGYNSETMLREVTETKWISHQREARDYPF